The genomic interval AATCAagccatcgccagctcactactgaaaaCAGGTCTCATCTCAAAATGAGAACGGTTTATGTGTAGTCTACCACGTTAGCCAAGTgggcattggcagacttcacacatcttttggaacattatggagaactctcaggcatgcaggtttactcacgatgttttccttcaccgtttgaAAAGCTAGAGGTACGTGCCCGCGCTCAGTATTTCTCTATATCTATCTAAGCATAAGAagatagatataaataaatattgagaTATTTAATTATAGACTTTTCGGGACAGGTCAAGCAATGAGCGGCGCTGGACTTGCAGGAGCAGGCGGTGCATCCGACATGAGCAGCTCGTCTTCGCCGGCCGCGGGAGGGTACCCTGACTTTCCTCCTTCACCAGACTCTTGGTTAGGAGAGCCGCACCACTACTCCCCGCGAGGCTATCCCTAGCGGCGGCCGCCTCCGGCGCACGCGCAGCCCGCGCCCCCGCCGCTCCCCGCACCCTGCCCCGCTCACGTGCTCGCCGTGCAGCCACTTGAACTCGTAGTGAAACGAGAGCTGTGATTGATAAACGAGTAACATCATCGTTTATTACAAAAtacacagacagaaacacaatattatataagtacagTGTAAATAGAACCTAAACTAATCTATTTTgatcaattaaaaatatttatctaataaCAGTTAAAACGACCGGTCAGTGTGCTCTAACATGGTCCATTTGCAAACGAAATTAATGCATAACTTTCCAATTGTTAGGGATATTATAGTTATACTATCATGGCCGTGGGAGATTTGAATATAATTCCACTGGTGATTACTGATTCCGCCTTATATTCATCTTTAACAGACATCCTCATGTTTTAACAGAGCGTTTAGAAATAACTAAACTCTATTGCATTCCATTCTCTATTAGAGTACCAGCGTAGTGGCGGTATTAGGGTGAAGACGCAAATAGGAGAAGactttgaatataattatattaacaaagCTTTGAAATTTGTAAATATCTTACTAAAGTAATTGATTGCACAAGATTGTATCCAGGATGCAATGTAAGTAatgtataaagttttaaaattaaaataattttgactgtaaACCGAAAGAATGATTCGATGATCCAAGCAAAAGATATGTTATGTTTTGATGATGATACTTAATGATTGTAAtaattacaaatattttgaattagacgttacatcaaaatatattattattatttgaatgctatataatattatatgtttgtGTAAtcgtaaatataatatttctgtACATAAAATGAATGTAATTATTACTTAGAATAGGTACTTCACGTATAAATAAGGCCATAGTGATATCATACTTTGtgcaaaaaaaatctagtcGAGATATAAATggtatattaataataacacTTAATGCGGTAATTGATTTGAAGTTTTATTTACAagttttatgtaattattttatacaacatTTACAATTCCGTTGTAGCCACTCCCCAGTACTGTTGCATCCGGCCTTCGAGGTCCAATGAGTCTTGGGATGGTGCTGTTTTTTCTTGTATAACAGCGAAATCGTATTCTAAATGATAAGGCATAAGTCTCTGGAGTGATCCAAAGTACGCAGCATTTGGTCCGCCATTTGGCATTCTACCCGAGCCGAATCGATATTCAGGTTTCAAGGTATTACCAAAAGATCTGGCGCTCCCAAAATGTTTTGATAGAAATGGAACTTTAGACTTTTGTTTTTGAATCTCTACTTGTCCTGCCAAATGGAGTTGAGGACTGCTTCCAGATAGACCTTTCAAATTTCTCAGACTACCATTTGACTTGATACCTTTTGAAAGATTATCGAGTTCCTTATCAAAAAGCATTTGCGTATTTTGTTCCAACATGTACTCCCAGCACTTAAATTGTTCATCAGAAGAAGGAATTTCCTCATTGGTTCGCTCATCATCCTTTTCTTCTTCAACTCGTACTCGTATTGCTCTCGCCACCGCGCCACgaggtctcctctcagacgCTCTTATGTGTGACCTTACACTTGCGTAATGTTGTTGGTTTACTGTTTCACTTGGAGGTCTATCGCTTTGTCCGCTAGGTGAAGATCTGTCGCTAGTTGATTTGGGTGGTGTAATAGAATGACAACAGGGTTCCAAACGAGAGCAACAACAATCAGGCCGACATACCGATTTTGTGTTAATTGTATTTCGAAGCTCACGCATTAGTAAATCGACATCGGGACGTACCGTGTCAAATCGAACAATAACAACAGATATACATTCTTCTGCGCCATAACTTTGAGCTAAGTCTTGCAATCGCTTTGCAGCTAAAACTGGGTTTCTCTCAGTCCTTACTTCAGATACAGCAGCATCCACTGTAACAACATCCCAGAATTTGCCGTTTCCTAATAtcaaaaattcatcatcatctttgATAACTGTTTGTATAATATCAGGATCAGGTACTGTGTTTGGATACCGGGAAGAGTAACCCAACCGTTTATTGTTTTCTGTGCCTAAGCATAAAGGTCCGGTACGGCGACTTAATACCGCTTTCGTGTTGCCTACATTAGCCAATCTTAAGTTATATTTTCGCGTCGTTTGGCCAAAACCATTTTCCGGTGCAATTATAGGAGATAAGTGGCACATAATAAGGCAAGCACCTTTTCGTTGACCTTTTTGCTTTAATTCTCTGTGAGCTGAAAGGACGACATATTTCATGTATTCATTTACAGTTTCTTTAATAGACTTCTCTTCAAGAAGGAGTCCTGGTAAAGTTGTTTGTAAAATTTTTGGTACTTCAACATCCGTTTCGCCATCGATTATTGCGAACAGGCCTTCCTTATTACAAAAAGATGGTAGACGAATTTGAGCACAAGATAGTTGCAAGTTCTTATTGGGGCATTCTGAAAATCCTGTTACCCAAGGGGTGGCACCATTTAGTTCTTCATGATAATTACTTTTTTGAGACCATGACAGTGCATTTTGTCCAGTTACATCAACAAGACTTAGCGGACGTTGACATTTATAGGCATTAAACTGGGATGGATccatttgtaattttttattacatgaTATATCAAGAAACTTCAACTGTTTTGGAGCTAATAACCTCAGGTCAATACTATCTAATTCGTTATGAGCAAAGTCCAATATTTTAACTGAAGCACTACATGCAAACATTGGAATACTCCGTAATCTATTTGAATGTGCACGTACCACTCTGATGTTATTTAACTGGGGTAAGTTATCTGGTAGCTTGGTCAATGAATTGCCTGAAATTATCAGCTCTTCAATCTCTGGCCAAAAGTTAAAGCAATTATCTGGCAGGTTTATCAAACAGTTATAAGCAATATGGAGTATTTTTAGACCACGAAATGTTATTATGACATCTATGACTTCATCTGTTAAACAATTTGCTGTCAAAAAGAGGCGCTCTAAGCAATGTGGCGATGCTCCTCTAACACGAGGTAAACGGCTCAGTCTGTTGTTTGATaggtttaaaatatttagtctGTCACAAATTGAGAAGAAATTTTCTGGAAGTGTTTGGATGCAGTTGTCGTGGAGGAGCAGTTCTTTTAAAGGTGATCTCAATCGTGGCATTGATGgaaaatttgttattttattgtgtgcTAAATGTAAATGGCTAAGGCTGGAAAGTTCACTGCAGAACAAGTGGTCAGGAAGTGACATTAGTTGATTGTTGCTGGCGAAGAGTTTGGTCAGATCTGAACACCCGCTGAGCCATTGAGGCAAGGAAGATAATTTGTTGTGTGACACATCAATCTCGACTAAGTTGATAGGCGGCACCATCGTAGTCAAGCTATCCAATTCTGAAATTAAACGGTTAACTTtatgtagatacctatatactcgtaatgttaataaaataagatgttaacaaaataatattaaaacagtaaattaaaaacttacgattgtatggagcccGCAGTATTCGTAATGAAGCCCCGTGTAAGGCTAGGTGTTGGATGACATTATGGGCTGCATACAACTCACGAAGACCACGCAAGGCAGACAGCACCAGCACCTCGACAGCGTTGTACGAGACATCAAGTGATACTAAGTGCTgtaataagaaaaaatacaatTGATTAGGATGTGTTGCTTTCTATTAAAGTGTAACGGAGAATTCAAACCCGTATTGTTATCGTATTACTAGACCTGACCAGAAATATGAAAAATTCCTCTGGGAGCACCACTAACAAATAGGTATATGTCTATGGTCACTAAGTATATAATCTTGTATAAATTATTTCCACGGGTTTTTCGCACTATAgcgaggtattttatttttctggacAGGCTTTATGCAGAGTCAATTTCATTTCTAGAACCAGAAATACCTGAGAACATTTTCATTTAGCTCCACTATGTTTCATTTGTTTCAAATCAAGATTTGATCTATATTTCTACTGAACGCTAATCCAATTACAATACAAAATGTGAACTCCGAATTCCAAGTCCTCAACCCCCATACTGCAGGGGTCCGTGAGAAtggattgattgatttatttattttatcattgaAAAGAAATtgatttagtttaaaattttattgttaagtaaacttgttttgtttgttagtgtttatatttatatgtctATGTAAATACTCATTATATATCTTTAAATCTATCAAAATAATGATTCGTGTTTATAAAATCTAGTAAGGTTAACCTTACCTCGTAATTGCCAAGGATAATGCTTCCTTTCAGTCTGTTGTGACGGAGGTCGACGTTCGTGAGCGGCGCGCGGTTCTCGCTTCTATTCTCTTCCCCTGGACCCATTTGATTTATGTTATTTGACTGGAAAGGTCAAAAATGACATATATTTAAAAAGCTGGTTGATAGCGGAAAAACTGCATcagtcattattacaatctcaattgttgtgattggctgaatttatggtattcttgttgcaacaatgcgtTGGAGCCAATAGTAAGaaagcgtcaaccaatcagaggcgattgcgatcgtgacattatatagctgtcattttactgtAATCGAGCATAAAGCGTAGGTACATTGCTTTATTGAATTTTTACCGAGCTTTTTCATCAACATTCGTATTTTAAGGAAAACTCGGtaagattgtttaaaaacaaatcaaaatttatGTAGGACAACAGCTAGTGCCCCTTATGCtatgactctaccaccggttcggaatgcagattctactgagaatagcccgcaagaaactcagcacatgctcttttcaaatcgtaaaaagttattttatctCCCTCATTAGATTACCTTCAGACGAGACAACTTACTGTTTTTTCTGTTAAATGTTAATGCAATTAAAAGATTTCCTTATTAGACATCCATagcagattattattatcataattggTACCTAATTAACAATTTTCTTAATTGTTAAGTAAAGTAAGTACGTAGTTATCCCAGCTTCCGCAATTTGATTGCATCCAGAACCTAGGCGGTAGTTATGAGAAATACGATCGTTGGTTTTTCGTGTGATTATAAATCTAACGCGAACGgtttcata from Maniola jurtina chromosome 1, ilManJurt1.1, whole genome shotgun sequence carries:
- the LOC123868075 gene encoding protein phosphatase PHLPP-like protein isoform X1 is translated as MFPTPTTVDPIVIQRHAPAGGLGSRARALRRRPPRLASIRAMVCDDGLHASSPSAPRKSLRRLASTRGFKPRSDFTWIRVFDGLEPYAIDTPSKLVKVSPNTTVEDVNKKLGFNEELTLWMQIGGENSRRLELNEFPLRIQEKFLAKTGWTSEARRLRLAVDPELRHTLRWCAGPASRSGGVLRSGTVHVLKGHVFPQWKPRLAHILGSQLHTYGIAWDMLELSGGTIEFCQPKAQKLVLCVKPRHQGNSSLDAGINHLFLGFNTVWERNMWFCWLTEGTQSTQPPNILDLSGGGRSCLPVALTQHASDGFAVRVLRMRGNSLPAVPPQTCTLQALTHLDISENRISELPKDICLLTQLEEINVSDNELHSLDYILRLPRLRTLVATRNLINHFGSNNINQMGPGEENRSENRAPLTNVDLRHNRLKGSIILGNYEHLVSLDVSYNAVEVLVLSALRGLRELYAAHNVIQHLALHGASLRILRAPYNQLDSLTTMVPPINLVEIDVSHNKLSSLPQWLSGCSDLTKLFASNNQLMSLPDHLFCSELSSLSHLHLAHNKITNFPSMPRLRSPLKELLLHDNCIQTLPENFFSICDRLNILNLSNNRLSRLPRVRGASPHCLERLFLTANCLTDEVIDVIITFRGLKILHIAYNCLINLPDNCFNFWPEIEELIISGNSLTKLPDNLPQLNNIRVVRAHSNRLRSIPMFACSASVKILDFAHNELDSIDLRLLAPKQLKFLDISCNKKLQMDPSQFNAYKCQRPLSLVDVTGQNALSWSQKSNYHEELNGATPWVTGFSECPNKNLQLSCAQIRLPSFCNKEGLFAIIDGETDVEVPKILQTTLPGLLLEEKSIKETVNEYMKYVVLSAHRELKQKGQRKGACLIMCHLSPIIAPENGFGQTTRKYNLRLANVGNTKAVLSRRTGPLCLGTENNKRLGYSSRYPNTVPDPDIIQTVIKDDDEFLILGNGKFWDVVTVDAAVSEVRTERNPVLAAKRLQDLAQSYGAEECISVVIVRFDTVRPDVDLLMRELRNTINTKSVCRPDCCCSRLEPCCHSITPPKSTSDRSSPSGQSDRPPSETVNQQHYASVRSHIRASERRPRGAVARAIRVRVEEEKDDERTNEEIPSSDEQFKCWEYMLEQNTQMLFDKELDNLSKGIKSNGSLRNLKGLSGSSPQLHLAGQVEIQKQKSKVPFLSKHFGSARSFGNTLKPEYRFGSGRMPNGGPNAAYFGSLQRLMPYHLEYDFAVIQEKTAPSQDSLDLEGRMQQYWGVATTEL
- the LOC123868075 gene encoding protein phosphatase PHLPP-like protein isoform X2 translates to MCVLYQIVMVENNKMKYEEEEIDSLDVFSQQSAIFMDSLEPTYKEKCENLGTQSTQPPNILDLSGGGRSCLPVALTQHASDGFAVRVLRMRGNSLPAVPPQTCTLQALTHLDISENRISELPKDICLLTQLEEINVSDNELHSLDYILRLPRLRTLVATRNLINHFGSNNINQMGPGEENRSENRAPLTNVDLRHNRLKGSIILGNYEHLVSLDVSYNAVEVLVLSALRGLRELYAAHNVIQHLALHGASLRILRAPYNQLDSLTTMVPPINLVEIDVSHNKLSSLPQWLSGCSDLTKLFASNNQLMSLPDHLFCSELSSLSHLHLAHNKITNFPSMPRLRSPLKELLLHDNCIQTLPENFFSICDRLNILNLSNNRLSRLPRVRGASPHCLERLFLTANCLTDEVIDVIITFRGLKILHIAYNCLINLPDNCFNFWPEIEELIISGNSLTKLPDNLPQLNNIRVVRAHSNRLRSIPMFACSASVKILDFAHNELDSIDLRLLAPKQLKFLDISCNKKLQMDPSQFNAYKCQRPLSLVDVTGQNALSWSQKSNYHEELNGATPWVTGFSECPNKNLQLSCAQIRLPSFCNKEGLFAIIDGETDVEVPKILQTTLPGLLLEEKSIKETVNEYMKYVVLSAHRELKQKGQRKGACLIMCHLSPIIAPENGFGQTTRKYNLRLANVGNTKAVLSRRTGPLCLGTENNKRLGYSSRYPNTVPDPDIIQTVIKDDDEFLILGNGKFWDVVTVDAAVSEVRTERNPVLAAKRLQDLAQSYGAEECISVVIVRFDTVRPDVDLLMRELRNTINTKSVCRPDCCCSRLEPCCHSITPPKSTSDRSSPSGQSDRPPSETVNQQHYASVRSHIRASERRPRGAVARAIRVRVEEEKDDERTNEEIPSSDEQFKCWEYMLEQNTQMLFDKELDNLSKGIKSNGSLRNLKGLSGSSPQLHLAGQVEIQKQKSKVPFLSKHFGSARSFGNTLKPEYRFGSGRMPNGGPNAAYFGSLQRLMPYHLEYDFAVIQEKTAPSQDSLDLEGRMQQYWGVATTEL